From a single Solanum dulcamara chromosome 4, daSolDulc1.2, whole genome shotgun sequence genomic region:
- the LOC129886512 gene encoding reticulon-like protein B5, translated as MEEHVDSSDPKGESLMEKIADKFHGDDSSSSSESDTEKKKPAAKSEVEAAVEPETERSSLKNKVWRLFGREKPLHMVLGGGKPADVFLWRNKMISATVLGGATAIWVLFELLEYHLLTLICYILIITLTVLFLWSNATTFINKKPHIPEVHLPEGPILQVAYALRNEINRALALLREIVSGRELKKFLAVIAGLWVLSVVGSWCNVLTLFYISFVLLHTIPFLYEKYEDKVDPLAEKAMHEIKKQYAVFDAKVLSKIPRGPLKNKRE; from the exons ATGGAGGAGCACGTTGACAGTTCGGATCCTAAAGGGGAGTCGTTGATGGAGAAGATCGCCGACAAATTTCACGGTGACGACTCCTCGTCGTCTTCGGAATCAGATACCGAGAAGAAGAAGCCCGCAGCGAAATCGGAGGTAGAGGCGGCGGTGGAGCCGGAGACGGAGCGTTCTTCGTTGAAGAACAAAGTTTGGAGGCTTTTCGGAAGAGAAAAACCGCTTCACATGGTTTTAGGTGGAGGCAAAC CTGCTGATGTATTCTTGTGGAGGAACAAAATGATATCTGCTACTGTACTTGGTGGAGCAACTGCTATCTGGGTTCTTTTTGAATTACTTGAGTACCACCTGCTCACTTTAATCTGCTACATTTTGATCATCACTCTCACAGTCTTATTCTTGTGGTCAAATGCAACTACCTTTATTAACAA AAAACCTCATATTCCAGAAGTCCACCTTCCAGAGGGCCCCATCCTTCAGGTGGCTTATGCCCTGAGGAATGAAATTAATCGTGCTCTTGCTCTGCTGCGAGAAATTGTATCAGGGAGAGAACTGAAGAAGTTCCTTGCT GTCATTGCTGGTTTATGGGTCCTCTCAGTTGTTGGTAGCTGGTGTAACGTTTTGACGCTGTTCTACATAT CATTTGTGCTCCTACACACAATTCCTTTTCTTTATGAGAAATATGAAGATAAAGTGGATCCATTAGCCGAGAAAGCAATGCACGAGATCAAGAAGCAATATGCTGTGTTCGATGCAAAGGTTTTGAGTAAAATTCCAAGAGGACCATTGAAAAATAAGAGGGAATAA
- the LOC129886514 gene encoding RING-H2 finger protein ATL67-like — MTFSVFQTTPLNAVAATAVNLLTHPLNHPKPSFSSHGPSQPFFSPFPMSTTSSSDLRLQPPPSPSPPLNITPPDSNYTLSQNLSTIGLGYAIAIALGFLVLLSTVLLASYICCRSAAARRRRRQVQANSRNTNANIENGIYLPRIIFVAEDDDENDDGLSQNATLGLDQVVINSYPKLIYSKRTGGSGNGNDVVCPICLCEYKDGEMLRMMPDCKHYFHVMCLDAWLKLNASCPVCRNSPLPTPLSTPLSEVVPLSQYSDGRRRV; from the coding sequence ATGACCTTCTCTGTTTTCCAAACTACACCATTAAATGCTGTAGCTGCAACCGCAGTTAATCTACTCACCCACCCCCTCAATCACCCTAAACCCTCCTTTTCTTCTCATGGACCTTCTCAACCATTCTTTTCTCCCTTCCCAATGTCCACTACTTCCTCCTCCGACCTCCGCCTCCAACCACCCCCATCCCCATCCCCACCTTTAAACATCACCCCGCCCGATTCTAACTACACCCTTTCTCAGAATCTCAGCACCATCGGCCTCGGCTACGCAATTGCCATAGCTCTTGGTTTCCTTGTTCTGCTCTCTACAGTCCTCCTTGCTTCTTACATCTGCTGTCGTTCCGCCGCCGCTCGCCGTCGACGCCGTCAGGTTCAAGCCAATTCGCGAAACACCAACGCCAACATTGAAAATGGAATTTACCTCCCTCGTATCATTTTCGTAGCCGAAGATGATGATGAAAACGACGATGGTTTATCACAAAACGCCACGTTGGGGCTTGATCAAGTCGTTATCAATTCGTACCCGAAGTTGATTTACTCCAAAAGGACCGGCGGAAGTGGAAATGGGAACGACGTCGTTTGCCCTATATGCTTGTGTGAGTATAAGGATGGAGAGATGCTGAGGATGATGCCGGACTGTAAgcattattttcatgttatgtGTTTAGACGCCTGGCTGAAATTGAATGCTTCGTGTCCGGTTTGCCGGAATTCTCCGTTGCCGACACCGCTATCTACGCCGTTGTCGGAGGTGGTCCCTCTTTCTCAGTACTCCGATGGCCGGCGAAGAGTATGA
- the LOC129884734 gene encoding uncharacterized protein LOC129884734 has product MVDREQDRPLAPASDRPPSSDNDETSFNVKKRFHQRRCFKYCACISTFLFLVAIILIILIFTVFKVKDPIIRMNGVTVEKLDLVNTSGNLLPMPKSGSNMTIKADVSVKNPNYSSFKYSNTTTTISYRDTVVGEARSPQGKSKARKTVRMNITIDIITDKIVSHPGLQDDISTGLLTMNSYTSVSGRIKWLNMIKKHVVVKMNCSITVNITSQAIQDQKCAKKVKL; this is encoded by the coding sequence ATGGTGGACAGAGAGCAAGATAGACCACTAGCTCCAGCATCCGACCGGCCACCTAGCAGCGACAACGATGAAACATCGTTTAACGTCAAAAAAAGGTTTCATCAAAGAAGATGCTTCAAATATTGTGCTTGTATATCTACCTTTCTTTTCCTTGTAGCCATAATACTCATCATTTTGATCTTCACAGTCTTCAAAGTAAAAGACCCTATTATAAGAATGAACGGTGTCACAGTTGAAAAACTAGATCTCGTTAACACTAGTGGAAACCTTTTGCCTATGCCTAAATCAGGTTCCAACATGACCATAAAAGCCGATGTCTCAGTGAAAAATCCTAATTATTCATCATTTAAGTATAGCAACACAACCACCACTATTTCCTACCGTGACACGGTCGTCGGGGAGGCGCGGAGCCCACAGGGGAAATCAAAGGCACGTAAGACTGTGAGGATGAACATAACAATTGATATTATTACGGACAAGATTGTGTCACACCCTGGCTTACAAGATGATATTAGTACTGGTTTGCTTACTATGAATAGCTACACAAGTGTTAGTGGGAGGATTAAATGGCTGAATATGATCAAGAAACATGTAGTTGTGAAAATGAATTGCAGTATCACTGTGAATATTACTAGCCAGGCAATTCAAGATCAGAAGTGCGCGAAAAAGGTTAAGCtttag
- the LOC129886513 gene encoding probable methyltransferase At1g29790, with translation MRKSNLIKKLGAWRGMHRLIFILCILALLLCMATFSKIYSFRSFLASNSFCNCNTAINSCTLNHHVDLTLDIVIQKIQHEIDILRQLPNEKVFGKQAIFLADILNLVESVQNSLVQNSDPGAVLHSLSRQTEQVNGPAEYFLTEEIRKYVRIKPNRLKKQNFMGANGTFTSIGHACFSMKSELEEYMDYDVGEMCNDDWRLAQKLMVHGCDPLPRRRCFARAPQLYNKPYPINESIWKLPDDKNVRWSQYRCKNFTCLARNSTAKGFFKCTDCFNLTHHESPRWIVHSYQDSNSKMTADILITEVLNLKPGEIRIGLDFSVGTGTFAARMREHNVTIVSATINLGAPFNEMIALRGLIPLYMTINQRLPFFDNTLDLIHTTRFLDGWIDFVLLDFLLYDFDRVLRPGGLIWIDSFFCLKEELNDYLEAFRILRYKQHKWLVVPKLDKDDSEVFFSAVLEKPPRPFR, from the coding sequence ATGCGTAAATCAAATCTCATAAAGAAATTGGGAGCATGGAGAGGGATGCACAGGTTAATCTTCATACTTTGTATTCTTGCTCTTCTTTTATGTATGGCTACTTTCTCCAAAATTTATTCTTTTCGATCTtttctagcttcgaattccttCTGCAACTGTAATACTGCAATCAACTCTTGTACTTTAAATCACCACGTAGATTTAACTCTGGATATTGTAATCCAGAAAATCCAACATGAAATTGACATTTTGCGACAGCTACCAAATGAAAAAGTTTTCGGAAAACAGGCAATTTTCCTAGCAGATATTTTGAACCTAGTTGAGTCAGTCCAGAATTCACTAGTGCAAAATAGTGACCCTGGAGCAGTGTTACATTCCTTATCAAGACAAACAGAACAGGTAAATGGACCTGCTGAGTATTTCTTAACTGAAGAAATTCGAAAATACGTGAGGATTAAACCAAACAGGTTGAAAAAACAGAACTTTATGGGAGCTAATGGTACATTTACTAGCATAGGTCATGCTTGTTTCTCCATGAAATCGGAGCTTGAAGAGTACATGGATTATGACGTTGGCGAAATGTGTAATGATGATTGGAGATTAGCACAGAAGCTTATGGTTCATGGATGTGATCCATTACCAAGAAGAAGATGTTTTGCTAGAGCTCCTCAATTGTACAATAAGCCATATCCCATAAATGAATCAATTTGGAAGTTACCTGATGACAAAAATGTTAGATGGAGTCAATACAGATGCAAAAACTTCACTTGTTTGGCTAGAAATTCAACTGCCAAAGGTTTTTTCAAATGCACAGATTGTTTCAATCTTACACATCATGAATCTCCTAGATGGATTGTTCATTCCTATCAAGactcaaattcaaaaatgacagCTGATATATTGATAACAGAAGTACTTAATTTGAAACCTGGAGAAATCAGAATTGGACTGGATTTCAGCGTTGGCACGGGCACATTTGCTGCAAGAATGAGAGAACATAATGTGACTATTGTTTCTGCAACCATAAATCTCGGTGCACCATTCAACGAGATGATTGCTCTTCGAGGGCTAATTCCTCTTTACATGACGATAAATCAGAGGCTGCCTTTCTTCGATAACACTCTAGACTTGATTCACACGACGAGGTTTCttgatggatggattgattTTGTGCTGCTGGATTTCTTGTTGTATGACTTTGATAGAGTCTTGAGGCCTGGTGGACTTATATGGATCGATAGCTTTTTCTGTTTGAAGGAAGAATTGAATGATTATTTAGAGGCATTCAGGATTCTCAGGTATAAACAACACAAGTGGCTTGTTGTTCCTAAGCTTGATAAAGATGATAGTGAAGTGTTCTTCTCTGCAGTCCTAGAAAAACCACCTAGACCTTTCCGATGA